In a genomic window of Streptomyces sp. NBC_01231:
- a CDS encoding biosynthesis cluster domain-containing protein → MDISTTARLALVADGSSLSRRVVVAPGMCSGGSLVFGRIGDWTWEAVAAACGTNVHAARTAQGQPAYLSFYYFRVRGGDAVHPHGLAFGDELQVSSRVFQFGSQAVITLHRLAPAALGLADVPLDPAEVYERPHPDCLYAENFNRWIARSSPGSNHRLSQVAPPDFRYGDLPRLPNSCSPRTLVGRARDAGSFYSAAPSGLVAAGPVHSCEYALDVARDLNGAGLVYFASYFSIFDTALLRVWRSLGRDDARFLRRKVVDQKIGYFGNADPGAVFTITVRRWHSPARPGIEVADMALRDSATGRLLAVAGVEIDLDAS, encoded by the coding sequence GTGGACATCAGCACCACGGCGCGGCTCGCCCTGGTGGCCGACGGCAGTTCGCTCTCCCGGCGGGTGGTCGTCGCCCCGGGCATGTGCAGCGGCGGATCGCTCGTCTTCGGCCGGATCGGGGACTGGACGTGGGAAGCGGTGGCGGCGGCCTGCGGCACCAATGTGCACGCGGCCCGCACCGCGCAGGGGCAACCCGCCTATCTGTCCTTCTACTACTTCCGGGTACGCGGCGGTGACGCCGTCCACCCACACGGCCTCGCCTTCGGCGACGAACTCCAGGTCTCCTCGCGGGTCTTCCAGTTCGGCAGCCAGGCGGTGATCACGCTGCACCGGCTCGCGCCGGCGGCGCTGGGCCTGGCGGACGTCCCGCTGGACCCGGCAGAGGTGTACGAGCGTCCTCACCCAGACTGCCTCTACGCCGAGAACTTCAACCGCTGGATCGCCCGCAGCAGCCCGGGGAGCAATCACCGGCTGTCCCAGGTGGCGCCGCCGGACTTCCGCTACGGCGATCTCCCCCGGCTGCCCAACTCCTGCTCGCCGCGCACGCTGGTCGGACGCGCCCGTGACGCCGGCAGCTTCTACTCGGCGGCGCCTTCCGGTCTCGTCGCGGCCGGACCGGTCCACTCCTGCGAGTACGCACTGGACGTCGCGCGCGACCTCAACGGCGCGGGGCTGGTGTACTTCGCCTCGTACTTCTCGATCTTCGACACGGCGCTGCTGCGCGTGTGGCGGTCGCTCGGCCGCGACGACGCGCGGTTCCTGCGGCGCAAGGTGGTCGACCAGAAGATCGGGTACTTCGGCAACGCGGACCCGGGCGCGGTCTTCACCATCACGGTGCGCAGGTGGCACAGCCCGGCACGGCCGGGCATCGAGGTGGCCGACATGGCCCTGCGGGACTCCGCCACGGGCCGTCTACTCGCCGTCGCGGGCGTCGAGATCGACCTCGACGCGTCGTAG
- a CDS encoding methyltransferase yields MNRTDSRQTAAGLAADTALLEIAEGLGLSAVLDRGAPFTLREATEAAGVPEAGAAAFLDALVHAGLVERGADPQAFVPCPDLADRRYAAGYLSWSLNANRPYIDHAPEFLRDPVAAGARYRRDGRRVAVSSRWIGSYGFYPGVVSEITGREPRRVVDLGAGAGGLLIHLLTALPDSTALALDLSAAACDEAAEAARRAGVGDRLRVVNRSIESLVEDDSPLRGADVVHAGFVLHDVTGRPDVLDGVLGACRASLADGGCLVVTDAVPHAADAGGRGFSTLFTYLHASSMDVRLPPEQEWRAAFRRAGFTGVTCTPLPMPGSRMFVAAG; encoded by the coding sequence ATGAACCGGACCGACTCCAGACAGACCGCCGCCGGCCTGGCCGCTGACACCGCTCTCCTCGAGATCGCCGAGGGCCTCGGCCTCTCCGCGGTCCTCGACCGGGGTGCGCCCTTCACGCTCCGCGAGGCGACCGAGGCGGCCGGCGTGCCCGAGGCCGGCGCCGCCGCGTTCCTCGACGCGCTCGTCCACGCGGGACTGGTGGAGCGCGGCGCGGACCCGCAGGCTTTCGTGCCCTGCCCCGACCTGGCCGACCGCCGGTACGCGGCCGGCTACCTGTCCTGGTCGCTCAACGCCAACCGCCCGTACATCGACCACGCGCCGGAGTTCCTGCGCGACCCCGTGGCGGCGGGTGCGCGGTACCGGCGGGACGGGCGGCGGGTGGCGGTGTCGTCCCGGTGGATCGGCTCGTACGGCTTCTATCCCGGTGTCGTCTCGGAGATCACCGGCCGCGAGCCGCGGCGGGTCGTGGACCTCGGCGCGGGCGCGGGCGGCCTGCTGATCCACCTGCTGACCGCCCTGCCGGACAGCACCGCACTGGCCCTGGACCTGAGCGCGGCGGCCTGTGACGAGGCCGCGGAGGCCGCCCGGCGGGCGGGGGTGGGCGACCGTCTGCGGGTGGTGAACCGGTCGATCGAATCCCTCGTCGAGGACGACTCGCCGCTCCGGGGCGCGGACGTCGTGCACGCGGGGTTCGTGCTGCACGACGTGACGGGCCGGCCCGACGTGCTCGACGGCGTCCTGGGCGCCTGCCGGGCGTCGCTCGCGGACGGGGGGTGCCTGGTGGTGACCGACGCGGTGCCGCACGCCGCCGACGCGGGCGGACGGGGCTTCAGCACCCTCTTCACGTATCTGCACGCCAGCTCGATGGACGTGCGGCTGCCGCCCGAGCAGGAGTGGCGCGCCGCGTTCCGCCGGGCCGGGTTCACCGGCGTCACCTGCACACCGCTGCCGATGCCCGGCAGCCGCATGTTCGTGGCCGCCGGCTAG
- a CDS encoding acetaldehyde dehydrogenase (acetylating): protein MDTAKRRQRRPAAAVLGAGLIGVDLAARISRSRSLDCRLVVARDENTPGLRHAARLGLPTASGGVRSLLDAPEPFDVVFDATNAVSHAEHAELLRPLGPLLVDLTPSKAGRMVVPPVNGADVLEHTDISMISCGGQASVPVLHALARRHRIDYVEVVTTAASLSVGRSTRLNLDEYVATTQDAVREFTGVEHVKAILNISPARPPATFRVAMSVLGEGLTRQSVRAALAAVTEPVRAYAPGFKVTACVVDGGRALVAVEVTSSGERIPRYAGNLDIINSAALHVAEEYAAARVPTTGAVVS from the coding sequence ATGGACACAGCCAAAAGGAGACAGCGGCGACCCGCCGCGGCGGTGCTCGGCGCCGGACTCATCGGCGTCGACCTGGCGGCCAGGATCAGCCGTTCGCGGTCCCTGGACTGCCGGCTGGTCGTGGCGCGGGACGAAAACACGCCCGGTCTGCGGCACGCGGCCAGGCTGGGGCTGCCGACCGCGTCGGGCGGTGTGCGGTCCCTGCTCGACGCCCCGGAACCGTTCGACGTGGTCTTCGACGCCACCAACGCCGTGTCCCACGCCGAGCACGCGGAGCTGCTGCGGCCCCTGGGGCCGCTGCTCGTCGACCTGACGCCGAGCAAGGCGGGGCGGATGGTGGTGCCGCCGGTGAACGGGGCGGACGTCCTGGAGCACACCGACATCAGCATGATCAGCTGTGGCGGGCAGGCGTCGGTGCCGGTGCTGCACGCTCTCGCCCGGCGGCACCGGATCGACTACGTCGAGGTGGTGACGACCGCGGCCAGCCTGAGCGTGGGCCGGTCCACCCGGCTGAACCTCGACGAGTACGTCGCCACCACCCAGGACGCGGTCCGCGAGTTCACCGGGGTCGAGCACGTCAAGGCGATCCTCAACATCAGTCCCGCCCGGCCGCCGGCGACCTTCCGGGTCGCCATGTCCGTCCTGGGCGAAGGGCTGACGCGACAGTCGGTACGCGCGGCCCTGGCGGCCGTGACGGAGCCGGTCCGGGCGTACGCGCCGGGCTTCAAGGTCACCGCCTGCGTCGTGGACGGCGGCAGGGCGCTCGTCGCCGTCGAGGTCACCTCGTCCGGGGAGCGCATCCCGCGGTACGCGGGCAACCTCGACATCATCAACTCCGCCGCGCTGCACGTGGCCGAGGAGTACGCGGCGGCCCGCGTACCGACCACCGGTGCGGTGGTGTCGTGA
- a CDS encoding tryptophan 7-halogenase — translation MNPAVRSDYDVVVVGGGPGGSTLSTLLALQGHRVLLLEKETFPRHQIGESLLPSTVHGICRLLGVTDELAAAGFMRKHGGTFRWGLNAQPWTFDFSVSDKFSGPTSYAYQVERMKFDKILLDNARRKGVDVRERCEAVGVLEEGGRVCGVRYDDADGVRRQVRAAFVADASGNGSRIHKHIGGVRRYSEVFQNIAVFGYFTGGERLPAPASGDITCASFDLGWFWYIPLSDELTSVGAVLRRESADRLRDGPRDEVLAALIDECPLIAGYLAQARRVTRGPYGVVRVRKDYSYIQERFWRPGMVLVGDAACFIDPLFSSGVHLSTYSALLAARSIGTTLRGGIGEADCFREYEARYRREYEVFHDFLVAFYDLQKDEHAYFHEAKNVTGSSAPAAESFVELVGGGASDEGALLADAPSLSPERRAELLERSRGIHWQGSRVQVQAAFGESLGDDALYDGGLVESPDGMHWTRPEHPVP, via the coding sequence GTGAATCCCGCTGTTCGGTCGGACTATGACGTAGTGGTCGTCGGAGGTGGTCCCGGTGGCTCCACGCTCTCGACCCTGTTGGCGCTCCAGGGACACCGGGTGCTGCTCCTGGAGAAGGAGACGTTCCCCCGGCACCAGATCGGTGAGTCGCTGCTCCCGTCCACGGTGCACGGCATCTGCCGTCTCCTCGGAGTGACGGACGAGCTGGCGGCGGCCGGCTTCATGCGCAAGCACGGCGGTACCTTCCGGTGGGGTCTCAACGCGCAGCCCTGGACCTTCGACTTCTCCGTGTCCGACAAGTTCTCCGGCCCCACCTCCTACGCCTACCAGGTCGAACGCATGAAGTTCGACAAGATCCTCCTCGACAACGCCCGCCGCAAGGGCGTCGACGTCCGTGAACGCTGCGAGGCCGTCGGCGTCCTGGAAGAAGGCGGCCGGGTGTGCGGTGTGCGCTACGACGACGCCGACGGCGTCCGGCGGCAGGTCCGCGCCGCGTTCGTGGCGGACGCCTCGGGGAACGGCAGCCGCATACACAAGCACATCGGCGGCGTCCGCAGGTACTCGGAGGTCTTCCAGAACATCGCCGTGTTCGGCTACTTCACGGGCGGTGAGCGCCTGCCCGCCCCCGCGTCCGGCGACATCACCTGCGCGTCGTTCGACCTCGGCTGGTTCTGGTACATCCCTCTGTCCGACGAACTCACCAGCGTCGGCGCGGTGCTCCGGCGCGAGAGCGCGGACCGCCTGCGGGACGGGCCCCGGGACGAGGTGCTGGCGGCACTGATCGACGAGTGCCCGCTCATCGCCGGCTACCTGGCGCAGGCGCGACGGGTGACGCGGGGGCCGTACGGGGTGGTCCGCGTCCGCAAGGACTATTCGTACATCCAGGAGAGGTTCTGGCGGCCCGGCATGGTGCTGGTCGGCGACGCCGCCTGCTTCATCGACCCGCTCTTCTCCTCGGGCGTCCACCTGTCCACGTACAGCGCCCTGCTGGCGGCCCGTTCGATCGGCACCACCCTGCGCGGCGGCATCGGCGAGGCGGACTGCTTCCGGGAGTACGAGGCCCGCTACCGCCGGGAGTACGAGGTGTTCCACGACTTCCTGGTGGCCTTCTACGACCTGCAGAAGGACGAGCACGCCTACTTCCACGAGGCGAAGAACGTCACCGGCAGCTCCGCCCCGGCGGCCGAGTCGTTCGTGGAACTGGTGGGCGGCGGCGCCTCCGACGAAGGCGCGCTCCTCGCCGACGCGCCCTCGTTGAGCCCGGAACGCCGGGCGGAGCTGCTGGAGCGGTCGCGGGGCATCCACTGGCAGGGGTCCCGGGTCCAGGTCCAGGCGGCCTTCGGCGAGAGCCTCGGGGACGACGCCCTGTACGACGGCGGCCTGGTCGAGTCGCCCGACGGCATGCACTGGACCCGCCCGGAACACCCCGTCCCCTGA
- a CDS encoding acyl carrier protein, giving the protein MHEVLRSILVDDLQMREEDVVPAAGREEVGLDSLAAVELSALLRSRLGIEVQDYELLEAATLADVARLVADRLPPRPVRPGR; this is encoded by the coding sequence ATGCACGAGGTACTGAGGAGCATCCTGGTGGACGACCTCCAGATGAGGGAGGAGGACGTCGTGCCGGCGGCCGGCCGCGAGGAGGTGGGGCTGGACTCCCTGGCGGCCGTGGAGCTGTCGGCGCTGCTGCGGAGCCGGCTGGGCATCGAGGTCCAGGACTACGAGCTGTTGGAGGCCGCCACGCTCGCGGACGTCGCGCGGCTGGTGGCGGACCGGCTGCCGCCCCGTCCCGTCCGTCCGGGAAGGTAG
- the dmpG gene encoding 4-hydroxy-2-oxovalerate aldolase codes for MRTQDDERSGARKPVLVHDPTLRDGHHAVRHQLGAGQLRSYAAAADAAGVPVVEVGHGNGLGASSLQAGRARLGDDEMLSVVRGALPNSRMGVFLIPGWGTVGDLRNAIAHGVDVVRIGTHCTEGDLAERYLGFLRDAGVEAHGVLLMSHMAGPQRLAQECARLVGYGASGVGILDSSGHFLPADVTERIGAIREAVDVPVMFHGHNNLGMAVANSVAAVEAGADIVDACARGFGAGAGNTQLEVVVPVLERMGYATGIDLYGLLDAADIAGRELMPAPPAIDSVGVVSGLSGVFSGFKNRVLDVSRREGVDPRDVFFELGERQAVAGQEDLIVDVALALRSGATAKGNESCTRY; via the coding sequence ATCCGGACGCAGGACGACGAGCGGAGCGGTGCGCGCAAACCGGTCCTCGTCCATGACCCGACCCTTCGCGACGGGCATCACGCGGTCCGCCACCAGCTCGGCGCCGGGCAGTTGCGCAGCTACGCGGCCGCCGCGGACGCCGCGGGCGTACCGGTGGTCGAGGTGGGGCACGGCAACGGCCTGGGCGCCTCCTCCCTCCAGGCCGGGCGGGCCCGGCTCGGGGACGACGAGATGCTGTCCGTCGTGCGCGGGGCGCTGCCGAACAGCAGGATGGGCGTCTTCCTGATTCCCGGCTGGGGCACCGTCGGGGACCTGCGCAACGCCATCGCCCACGGCGTCGACGTGGTGCGCATCGGCACCCACTGCACCGAGGGCGATCTCGCCGAGCGGTACCTGGGGTTCCTGCGCGACGCCGGTGTCGAGGCGCACGGCGTCCTGCTGATGAGCCACATGGCCGGTCCCCAGCGGCTGGCGCAGGAGTGCGCGCGGCTGGTGGGGTACGGGGCGAGCGGGGTGGGCATCCTCGACTCCTCCGGGCACTTCCTCCCGGCGGACGTCACGGAGCGCATCGGCGCCATCCGGGAGGCCGTGGACGTGCCGGTCATGTTCCACGGGCACAACAACCTCGGTATGGCGGTCGCCAACTCGGTCGCCGCGGTCGAAGCGGGGGCGGACATCGTGGACGCCTGTGCCCGGGGTTTCGGCGCGGGGGCCGGCAACACCCAACTGGAGGTGGTGGTGCCGGTGCTGGAGCGGATGGGGTACGCGACGGGCATCGACCTGTACGGACTCCTGGACGCGGCGGACATCGCCGGGCGCGAGCTGATGCCCGCCCCGCCGGCCATCGACTCCGTCGGTGTCGTCAGCGGTCTGTCCGGAGTGTTCTCCGGGTTCAAGAACCGGGTTCTCGACGTCTCCCGGCGCGAGGGCGTCGACCCGCGCGACGTCTTCTTCGAGCTGGGCGAACGCCAGGCGGTGGCCGGTCAGGAGGACCTCATCGTGGACGTCGCCCTCGCCCTGCGGTCAGGTGCCACAGCGAAAGGGAACGAGTCATGCACGAGGTACTGA
- a CDS encoding fumarylacetoacetate hydrolase family protein: protein MSAEETAARARALHRARAERVPVAPFTDADPALDMDDGYAVQRELVRLLVADGDRVVGYKAGLTSAAMQEMFGVGTPDYGPVLASTVYADGATVPHDAFIAPKVEAEIVFRLGAPLAGPGVTVEQARGAVAEVMAGLEIVDSRIEGWRIRLADTIADLASNGAVALARPGVHGADCDPRLTGMVFSRNGEIVATGAGAAALGDPVAVVAWLANVLGERGVSLDAGHLIMTGALHAAVPMEPGDTFVAEFDRLGSLTLHVDGG from the coding sequence ATGTCGGCCGAAGAGACCGCGGCACGGGCCAGAGCCCTCCACCGGGCGCGCGCGGAGCGGGTGCCCGTCGCGCCGTTCACCGACGCGGACCCGGCCCTGGACATGGACGACGGGTACGCCGTCCAGCGTGAGCTGGTGCGGCTGCTCGTCGCGGACGGCGACCGTGTCGTCGGGTACAAGGCGGGTCTGACGTCCGCCGCGATGCAGGAGATGTTCGGCGTCGGCACACCGGACTACGGCCCCGTACTGGCCTCCACCGTGTACGCCGACGGGGCGACCGTGCCCCACGACGCCTTCATCGCGCCGAAGGTGGAGGCGGAGATCGTTTTCCGGCTCGGCGCGCCCCTGGCCGGTCCCGGCGTCACGGTGGAACAGGCGCGCGGGGCCGTCGCGGAGGTCATGGCGGGACTGGAGATCGTCGACTCCCGGATCGAGGGCTGGCGAATCCGTCTCGCCGACACCATCGCCGACCTCGCCTCGAACGGTGCGGTCGCGCTGGCCCGGCCCGGTGTCCACGGCGCGGACTGCGATCCGCGGCTGACCGGCATGGTGTTCTCCCGCAACGGCGAGATCGTGGCGACCGGCGCGGGTGCCGCGGCCCTGGGCGATCCGGTGGCCGTCGTGGCGTGGCTGGCGAACGTGCTCGGTGAGCGGGGGGTGTCCCTGGACGCCGGGCATCTGATCATGACGGGGGCGCTGCACGCGGCGGTCCCGATGGAGCCGGGGGACACGTTCGTCGCCGAGTTCGACCGCCTGGGCTCCCTCACCCTGCACGTGGACGGCGGCTGA